One Rhododendron vialii isolate Sample 1 chromosome 2a, ASM3025357v1 genomic region harbors:
- the LOC131316502 gene encoding ultraviolet-B receptor UVR8: MDAAGTSLDARNLSHKVASIAAGEAHTLALTGDGNVYAWGRGTFGRLGTGSEKDELFPVRIDFDSARYRSAQGKRLKFVEIAAGAYHSLALADDGSIWSWGYNTYGQLGVNGEHVLVPCMLDRFLELGSDYLSDESEAHSRMPLKVSSVKAGGMMSLAIDNLGALWMWGNCPPQSDSGDDEFSLFSTFTPLPVWSFHGHTVVKVACGNEHIVALVSAGETYKGSDLVCYSWGNNNHGQLGLGDTYSRFQPQVVEKFNQSSTWVVYAVACGAFHTALLAVDDRASDTLRSVCWTFGLGDNGQLGHGTTQSASLPEQVKGLPQNEFLNSVDCGLFHTSVVSMAGDVWSWGMEKGLGLCPDASFSGIDAGDALSPRVISCDGPHGPKFAGPVQVACGAAHTVLVADEGYKLWSWGRGRSGVLGTGKTLDCFAPTTVLWPPSSEDFKEEKVDLFYGVKKSKSKDPRRITEMEEKLSVAMEEMRLLNSKLSLTEKYASILHGSMFGKPFDERDIPISLQNSGAFDIAKEWENMLESLDRGKLVRLEMFYRNMLAGVKDKLLKRRIQEIIKESLDSSTSGNG, translated from the exons ATGGACGCCGCCGGTACATCTTTAGATGCCCGTAATTTGTCACACAAAGTCGCCTCAATTGCCGCTGGAGAAGCTCACACTCTCGCCCTCAccg GGGACGGAAATGTGTACGCCTGGGGAAGAGGAACGTTCGGCCGACTCGGCACCGGTTCGGAGAAAGACGAGCTGTTTCCGGTCCGAATCGACTTCGATTCCGCCCGTTACAGGTCAGCCCAAGGAAAGAGGCTCAAGTTCGTCGAAATCGCTGCTGGCGCTTATCACAGTCTCGCCCTAGCAG ATGATGGATCAATTTGGAGTTGGGGTTACAATACCT ATGGCCAACTTGGTGTCAATGGAGAGCATGTTTTAGTGCCCTGCATGTTAGACCGATTCCTTGAATTGGGTTCTGATTATTTGAGTGATGAATCAGAAGCACACAGCAGAATGCCATTGAAG GTTTCTTCCGTCAAAGCTGGGGGAATGATGTCACTGGCGATTGACAACCTCGGAGCCCTCTGGATGTGGGGAAACTGCCCTCCGCAAAGTGACTCAGGTGACGATGAGTTCTCTCTCTTCAGTACTTTCACTCCATTACCTGTCTGGAGTTTCCATGGCCATACCGTTGTCAAGGTGGCTTGTGGAAATGAGCACATTGTGGCCTTAGTTAGTGCTGGAGAAACATACAAAGGCAGCGATCTGGTTTGCTATTCCTGGGGAAATAATAACCATGGACAGTTAGGCCTAGGAGATACATATAGCAGGTTTCAGCCTCAAGTGGTAGAAAAATTTAACCAGAGTTCCACGTGGGTGGTATATGCTGTAGCATGTGGGGCCTTCCACACAGCTTTACTGGCGGTCGATGATAGAGCGAGTGACACGTTAAGAAGTGTTTGTTGGACTTTTGGACTAGGAGATAACGGGCAACTCGGTCATGGGACCACTCAAAGTGCTTCGTTGCCTGAACAAGTAAAAGGGTTGCCCCAAAATGAGTTTCTGAATTCTGTCGATTGTGGGTTGTTTCACACTAGTGTTGTTTCAATGGCTGGAGATGTGTGGTCGTGGGGAATGGAGAAGGGACTTGGGTTGTGCCCTGATGCGAGTTTTTCTGGAATTGATGCAGGGGATGCTCTCTCTCCACGGGTTATATCGTGTGATGGGCCGCATGGGCCTAAGTTTGCTGGCCCAGTCCAGGTTGCATGTGGGGCCGCTCATACTGTTCTTGTTGCTGATGAGGGATATAAGCTTTGGTCCTGGGGTAGGGGAAGGAGTGGTGTCCTTGGTACTGGTAAGACTCTTGACTGTTTCGCCCCTACTACTGTACTGTGGCCACCTTCATCAGAGGATTTCAAGGAAGAGAAAGTAGACCTTTTTTATGGGGTCAAAAAGAGCAAAAGCAAGGACCCTAGGAGAATCACGGAGATGGAGGAAAAATTGTCTGTGGCAATGGAGGAGATGAGGCTTCTTAATTCAAAACTCTCCTTAACGGAAAAATATGCCAGCATTCTTCATGGCTCAATGTTTGGAAAGCCTTTTGATGAGCGGGACATTCCTATTTCGTTGCAGAACTCTGGTGCTTTTGATATAGCGAAAGAGTGGGAAAACATGTTGGAATCATTGGATCGTGGGAAGCTCGTTCGGTTGGAGATGTTTTACCGAAACATGCTTGCGGGTGTCAAAGATAAGCTGTTGAAGAGGAGAATCCAGGAGATCATTAAAGAGTCCCTCGATTCTTCAACTAGTGGGAACGGCTAA